One part of the Amphiura filiformis chromosome 5, Afil_fr2py, whole genome shotgun sequence genome encodes these proteins:
- the LOC140152834 gene encoding cell division control protein 6 homolog produces the protein MPIATRAKVQGQIPFPCKKTRSHSAKGGASAKKKQVAAHSSESTRESRMKSRSEKRREPSPEKSSVESASGNWEVSPWKRHLARGSTKDAQENSECSPRKMKKENVPVTRQCLSPTKLKFANGGILKNVLNSPSKEIRTSENILDNVLDNIIENDRTFGTENSPLSKRKLVLPVSPRKKISSPHKRALTFSLPNESDQRCSARSMCSPQKGRKEGSPSTKEDSEEMCSVIRSPKKENCPSNKVDTDEICGVRSSPRKVKKESTPSRKDDTNEKCNVRSSPRKLKRESSLSKKQEAEEIISPRNSPRKKTKNSQSTIEDTLPDSKPSTSRRKSVALGLQRQHGECYQKAKQALHTSVPDRLLCREKETKAISSFLQEHLGKDKPASMYISGAPGTGKTACLSSIMKLKDNKDVMKNTQTIFINCMCVKQSQQIYNKVLCELCKGQDTSKVKAKDVVARLEKEITKKGPLVLLILDEIDHLDSKNQEVLYTMFEWPALKKSRLVLIGIANALDLTDRILPRLQARPRCKPQLLHFAPYTKDQISTILKDRLSEATGNDTPIVEPMAVQFCARKVAAVAGDIRKALDVCRRAVELVENDVRQQTVLKAISGSPRKSTTSPRKSVLTSPRKSPRKGLLGSPSKTKSPAVKKVGLIQISNVISEVYASCLTTCSSDSQTFPIQQKLVICTVLLMVKQGKLKEVTLGKLHETYSKVCRGRQMAPVDQSECLSLCELIETRGILGLKKAKDTRQTKICLKLDEKELEFALQDKILVSSILKEGLPSKKKK, from the exons ATGCCTATTGCAACTAGAGCCAAGGTTCAAGGACAAATACCATTCCCATGCAAAAAGACAAGATCTCATAGTGCCAAAGGAGGGGCTAGTGCCAAGAAGAAACAAGTAGCAGCTCACAGCAGTGAGAGTACCAGAGAAAGCAGGATGAAAAGTCGAAGTGAAAAGAGGCGTGAACCATCCCCTGAGAAATCATCGGTGGAGAGTGCAAGTGGGAACTGGGAGGTGTCACCGTGGAAAAGGCATCTTGCAAGAG GGTCAACAAAAGATGCACAAGAGAACTCCGAATGTAGTCCTAGAAAGATGAAAAAGGAAAATGTTCCTGTCACAAGACAATGTTTGAGCCCAACAAAGCTGAAATTTGCAAATGGTGGGATATTGAAAAATGTCTTAAACAGTCCAAGCAAGGAAATCAGAACTTCTGAGAATATTTTAGACAATGTATTAGACAATATTATTGAGAATGACAGAACATTTGGCACAGAGAATTCCCCATTATCAAAGAGGAAATTGGTTTTGCCGGTGTCACCACGCAAGAAAATCTCATCACCTCACAAAAGAGCCCTGACTTTCTCACTTCCAAATGAATCTG ATCAAAGGTGCAGTGCAAGGAGTATGTGTAGTCCACAAAAGGGGAGGAAGGAAGGTTCCCCATCAACCAAAGAAGATTCAGAGGAAATGTGCAGTGTAATACGTAGTCCAAAAAAGGAGAATTGTCCATCAAACAAAGTTGACACAGATGAAATATGTGGAGTAAGAAGTAGTCCACGAAAGGTGAAAAAGGAGAGTACCCCGTCAAGGAAAGATGACACAAATGAAAAGTGCAATGTGCGAAGTAGTCCACGAAAGCTGAAAAGGGAGAGCTCTCTGTCAAAGAAACAAGAGGCAGAAGAAATTATCAGTCCAAGAAATAGTCCACGAAAGAAGACAAAGAACAGCCAATCCACCATTGAAGACACATTACCTGACAGCAAACCATCCACATCAAGAAGGAAAAGTGTTGCACTAGGCCTTCAGAGGCAGCACG GTGAATGCTACCAGAAGGCCAAACAAGCTCTGCACACATCGGTACCAGACAGACTATTATGTAGAGAGAAAGAGACTAAAGCGATCTCATCATTCCTACAAGAACATCTTGGCAAAGACAAACCAGCTAGCATGTATATCTCAGGTGCTCCAGGCACTGGAAAGACGGCATGTTTGTCATCCATCATGAAACTGAAAGATAACAAG GATGTAATGAAGAATACGCAAACCATCTTCATCAACTGTATGTGTGTCAAACAGAGCCAACAGATCTACAACAAGGTGCTATGTGAACTGTGTAAAGGACAGGATACCAGTAAAGTGAAAGCCAAAGATGTGGTGGCCAGACTAGAAAAAGAGATCACAAAGAAGGGTCCTTTGGT GCTGCTCATACTGGATGAAATAGATCATCTAGACAGCAAGAACCAAGAAGTATTATACACTATGTTTGAATGGCCAGCTCTCAAGAAGTCTAGATTAGTTCTTATAG GAATTGCGAATGCATTAGATTTAACAGACAGAATCCTACCCAGACTACAAGCTAGACCCAGGTGCAAGCCTCAGCTGCTACATTTTGCTCCATACACTAAGGATCAGATCTCAACTATACTCAAAGACAGATTAAGTGAG GCCACAGGGAATGACACTCCTATTGTGGAGCCCATGGCAGTTCAGTTTTGTGCAAGGAAAGTTGCAGCAGTGGCAGGTGATATCAGGAAAGCATTAGATGTGTGTAGAAGAGCAGTAGAACTTGTAGAGAATGATGTACGCCAACAAACAGTATTGAAAGCAATATCAGGTAG CCCAAGAAAATCAACGACTAGTCCAAGGAAGTCGGTGTTAACCAGTCCAAGAAAATCACCAAGAAAAGGACTTTTGGGCTCTCCATCTAAAACCAAATCACCTGCCGTCAAGAAAGTGGGGCTGATTCAAATCTCCAATGTCATCTCGGAGGTCTATGCTTCGTGTCTCACAACATGTAGCAGTGATTCACAAACTTTCCCTATTCAACAGAAGCTTGTCATTTGCACAGTACTACTCATGGTTAAGCAAGGAAAGCTGAAAGAAGTTACTTTGGGAAAG TTGCATGAAACCTACTCCAAGGTATGTCGCGGAAGACAGATGGCACCAGTCGACCAATCAGAATGCTTGTCACTGTGTGAACTCATTGAAACAAGGGGAATTCTGGGATTGAAGAAGGCCAAAGATACCAGGCAAACCAAG ATTTGTTTGAAGTTGGATGAGAAAGAACTAGAGTTTGCTCTGCAGGATAAAATCCTTGTGTCCTCCATCTTGAAGGAAGGGCTACCAAGTAAGAAGAAGAAGTAA